In Leifsonia sp. AK011, the genomic stretch GGTCCCCGACACAGGCCTCGTCGGTGCGCCCGCCGTTGTCCACGACGAGCACATCCCCCGGCGACGCGGTCTCGAGCGCCTCGAGGTAGACATCGACGCTTCCGACGTGGCGAACAGGAAGTGCGCGGCCCGCCATCCTGTGCCCCGCCACCACGGGACGAAGGCCCGGTGGTGCGATACGGAGTGGCAGACCCAACCGCAGGCAGGCGTCAGCGATATGCGGGGTGGTGAGCGAAGCGAAGCGATCCATTCGTGTACTCCTACAGCGTCTTCTCGAACCAGTGATGTGCATACGGCTCGCCGTTGAAGTCCTCGATCTCGTAGTACCCGGTGCGGCGGTACAGGGCGATCGCCTCCACGAGTGCTCGGTTGGTGTCGAGGCGCACGACCGTGCGACCGTGCTCTCTTGCTCGTGATTCCAGCTCCCCGAGCATCCGTTTGCCGAGCCCCATGCCGCGCGCCGCCGGGGACACCCACACCCGTTTGATCTCCGCAACGCCATCGGCCAGGAGCTTGAGCCCGCCACAGGCGACCGTCTCACCGTGGACTCTCGCGATGAGCATGAGGCCGGCAGGCATGCTGAGGGCCTCATCTCCGAGAGGCAGCGTCGAGCCGGGCTCGAAGCCGGTGTCGAACCTCGTCGCCAGTTCGGCGAAGTAGGCGCCCACAGCAGCGCGGGCATCGGGATTCGACGGCTCGACCACCTCGAACTGCACCTCTGAGGCCAGCAGAAGCCGCTCCACCACCTCCATCGCGTCCACGAGGCGCTGTCGCTGGCTCTCGTCGAGCGGCTCCAGCATCGACTCCGCCTGCGCGTCGGAGAGCCGGTCCAGCTCGGCGCGCTCCGCGAGTCCCGCGTCGGTCAACCGCACGGAACGCGTGCGCGCATCGCCGTCGGATGCCACGACGACGGCGAGCCCGGCACCCTCCAGCGCCTGAACCATCCGCGTCAGGTACCCGGAGTCGAGCCCGAGCCGGTCGCGGAGTTCCTTGAGTCCGGCGCCCGTCTCGCCAATCTCCCAGAGGAGCCGCGATTGGCCGAGACTGCGTCCGCGCGCGAGGAACGCGTCATCCAGCGCACCCACACGCTGGGTGACGGCACGGTTGAACCGACGTACGGCGGCTACCGACCCTGCATCCATTCCCTGACTCTAGTCAGAGAAATCCCGCGCACGCAACGCGAGCGGCTCTAGCCCTTGCGGTCCTGGGCCCGACGCTGCGCGCGGTTGAGCGGAGCAGCCTGCTCGCCGTCGTCCGTGCGCTGGCCGAAGGCACCGCGGGCAGCGGGCTGCGCGGGAGCCGCGGGCGTCATGCGCCCCGACCCGGCAGCACGCTGAGCCTGCTGGGCGCGAGCCGTGGCGGCACGCTCGACCTGGCCGCGCTGGTTGCGCACCTCGACGTCTCCCGTGGCGTCCTCGCTCGGAGCCGAGTAGCTGAGCTGGGCTGCCGGTGCGACATCCGCCGTGAGACCGCGAGCCTGAACCACGGGAGCTCCGGCGCCGGCGTTCGACACCTCGACGTCCAGGTTGAACAGGAACCCGACGGCCTCCTCGCGGATCTGACCCATCATCGACTGGTAGAGCGCGAAGCCCTCGCGCTGGTACTCGATGAGCGGGTCGCGCTGGGCCATGGCACGCAGGCCGATGCCGTCCTTGAGGTAGTCCATCTCGTAGAGGTGGTCACGCCAGCGACGGTCGATGACCGACAGCACAACACGACGCTCGAGTTCACGGGTTGCCTCGGCACCCAGGGACTCCTCGCGGCGCTGGTAGGCGAGCTTGGCGTCGGAGAGCACCTCGCGCTTGATGAAGGCCGGGCTGATGCGACCGCCGGCCTCGGAGATCACCTCGTCAGGGGTGAGCGAGATCGGGTAGAGCGTCTTGAACTCCGCCCACATGGCGTCGAAGTCCCAGTCGTCCGACGATCCGCCGAGCGTGTGCTCGTCGACGACCTCGGAGATGACGTCCTCGAGGAACTTCGAGACGCGATCCTGCAGGTCGTCGCCCTCGAGGATGTGACGGCGGTCGGCGTAGATCGCCTCGCGCTGGCGGTTCAGAACGTCGTCGTACTTGAGCACGTTCTTGCGGATCTCCGCGTTGCGCGACTCCACCTGGCTCTGCGCCGAGCGGATGGCACGGCTCACGATCTTCGAGTCGATGGCCAGATCGTCCGGAACGTTGCTGCGACCCATGAGGGCCTCGGCAGCGCCCGAGTTGAACAGGCGCATGAGGTCGTCCTGCAGCGACAGGTAGAAGCGGCTCTCGCCGGGGTCACCCTGACGACCGGAACGACCGCGCAGCTGGTTGTCGATACGGCGCGACTCGTGACGCTCGGTACCGAGAACGTAGAGGCCGCCAGTCTCGATGACCTTCGCTGCCTCCTCCTCGACCTCACCCTTGACCTGCTGGAAGACGGAGTCCCACTCCGTCTCGTACTCCTCCGGAGTGTCGACGGGGCTCAGGCCACGTGCGTTCATCTGCGCCACGGCAAGGAACTCGGCGTTGCCACCGAGCATGACGTCGGTACCACGACCGGCCATGTTGGTGGCGACCGTGACGGCGCCGAGGCGACCAGCCTGGGCGATGATCGCTGCCTCACGT encodes the following:
- a CDS encoding helix-turn-helix domain-containing GNAT family N-acetyltransferase, coding for MDAGSVAAVRRFNRAVTQRVGALDDAFLARGRSLGQSRLLWEIGETGAGLKELRDRLGLDSGYLTRMVQALEGAGLAVVVASDGDARTRSVRLTDAGLAERAELDRLSDAQAESMLEPLDESQRQRLVDAMEVVERLLLASEVQFEVVEPSNPDARAAVGAYFAELATRFDTGFEPGSTLPLGDEALSMPAGLMLIARVHGETVACGGLKLLADGVAEIKRVWVSPAARGMGLGKRMLGELESRAREHGRTVVRLDTNRALVEAIALYRRTGYYEIEDFNGEPYAHHWFEKTL
- the secA gene encoding preprotein translocase subunit SecA, giving the protein MANVLERVLRVGEGRLLRRLSNYAQAVNQLEEDFTSLTDEELKNETVELRERYEKGESLDDLLPEAFAAVREAATRTLGMRHFDVQLMGGAALHLGNIAEMKTGEGKTLVATLAAYLNAIPGKGVHVITVNDYLASYQSELMGRIFRALGMTTGCILSGQTPAERREQYAADITYGTNNEFGFDYLRDNMAWQAVDMVQRGHAFAIVDEVDSILIDEARTPLIISGPSSGEANRWFGEFANIAKKLVEGEDYEVDEKKRTVGVLEPGIEKVEDYLGIDNLYESANTPLISFLNNSIKARALFKKDKDYVVMNGEVLIVDEHTGRILMGRRYNEGIHQAIEAKEGVAVKAENQTLATVTLQNYFRLYEKLSGMTGTAETEAAEFMSTYKLGVVPIPTNKPMLRKDQVDLVYKNEQSKFEQVVEDIVARHATGQPVLVGTTSVEKSELLSKMLAKKGVRHEVLNAKNHAREAAIIAQAGRLGAVTVATNMAGRGTDVMLGGNAEFLAVAQMNARGLSPVDTPEEYETEWDSVFQQVKGEVEEEAAKVIETGGLYVLGTERHESRRIDNQLRGRSGRQGDPGESRFYLSLQDDLMRLFNSGAAEALMGRSNVPDDLAIDSKIVSRAIRSAQSQVESRNAEIRKNVLKYDDVLNRQREAIYADRRHILEGDDLQDRVSKFLEDVISEVVDEHTLGGSSDDWDFDAMWAEFKTLYPISLTPDEVISEAGGRISPAFIKREVLSDAKLAYQRREESLGAEATRELERRVVLSVIDRRWRDHLYEMDYLKDGIGLRAMAQRDPLIEYQREGFALYQSMMGQIREEAVGFLFNLDVEVSNAGAGAPVVQARGLTADVAPAAQLSYSAPSEDATGDVEVRNQRGQVERAATARAQQAQRAAGSGRMTPAAPAQPAARGAFGQRTDDGEQAAPLNRAQRRAQDRKG